One window from the genome of Acinetobacter lanii encodes:
- a CDS encoding nitroreductase, translating to MCSDQVQLVDQAISSRQSIRAYLDKAVDLQIVKDILTVAARAPSGTNTQPWKVYVITGKKRAEMIERVCAAQIELFQQPERAAQYTETFAYYPETWISPYIDRRRENGWGLYGLLGIQKGDKEKMAAQQLRNYQLFDAPVGLFFTVNKAMGIGAKMDISMMIQNVMIAAKARGLDTCPQAAWNHFHRIVLDVLGAPDNEELVCAMALGYADPEHIINTFVTPREPVENFSVFLD from the coding sequence ATGTGTTCTGACCAAGTTCAACTGGTAGACCAAGCGATTAGCTCGCGTCAATCGATTCGTGCTTACTTAGACAAAGCAGTTGATCTACAGATTGTAAAAGACATTTTAACAGTCGCCGCACGCGCTCCCTCAGGCACCAATACCCAACCGTGGAAAGTCTATGTGATCACTGGAAAAAAACGTGCTGAGATGATTGAGCGGGTGTGTGCCGCGCAAATCGAATTATTTCAACAGCCTGAACGTGCTGCGCAGTATACTGAAACCTTTGCCTATTACCCTGAAACATGGATTTCACCGTATATTGATCGTCGTCGTGAAAATGGTTGGGGGCTCTATGGTCTACTTGGCATTCAAAAAGGTGACAAAGAGAAAATGGCAGCACAGCAACTGCGTAACTATCAACTGTTTGATGCGCCAGTCGGTTTATTTTTCACGGTCAACAAAGCCATGGGCATTGGTGCAAAAATGGATATTTCCATGATGATTCAAAATGTCATGATTGCTGCCAAAGCACGTGGTTTAGACACCTGTCCACAAGCGGCATGGAATCATTTTCATCGCATTGTACTCGATGTGCTCGGTGCACCTGACAATGAAGAATTGGTCTGTGCTATGGCATTGGGTTATGCTGACCCCGAACATATCATCAATACTTTTGTGACTCCGCGTGAACCCGTAGAAAATTTCTCCGTGTTTCTAGATTAG